In one Microbacterium invictum genomic region, the following are encoded:
- a CDS encoding LacI family DNA-binding transcriptional regulator — MAKIDEVAKAAGVSISTVSYALSGKRPVSADTRRRIEEAVERLGYSPNAGARMLAGRRTRIFALTEPLRKDTHAPTHMAFVLATAVAARRNDYDVLLLTDEDAQAGMRRVASNRLVDAILVLDVAPEDPRVALAREIDTPTVFIGVPNDNDGLVCVDLDFEAATREAVGRMARAGHARIGLVGQPEVSYSRSNFPPRVREEFFAAASMFAVTADFRATGHEHATDAGVRAATGELLDAGATALLLHCPEESHRAVLAELADRRLRVPDDISVISVAPTFDTSALPRPLDALPLVPQASCDLAVDLALTFFDGDRPAPGIRLIPPAYLDHGSLARVPDAPSAAVAASAVA; from the coding sequence ATGGCGAAGATCGATGAGGTGGCCAAGGCCGCCGGTGTCTCGATCAGCACCGTGTCGTACGCCCTGAGCGGCAAGCGGCCGGTCTCGGCCGACACGCGCCGGCGCATCGAAGAGGCCGTGGAGCGCCTGGGGTACAGCCCCAACGCCGGTGCGCGCATGCTCGCCGGTCGCCGTACGCGCATCTTCGCCCTCACCGAACCGCTGCGGAAGGACACCCACGCGCCGACCCACATGGCGTTCGTGCTCGCCACGGCGGTGGCCGCGCGCCGCAACGACTACGACGTGCTGCTGCTCACCGACGAGGACGCGCAGGCCGGGATGCGACGGGTCGCCTCGAATCGCCTCGTCGACGCGATCCTCGTTCTCGATGTCGCCCCCGAGGATCCCCGGGTCGCGCTCGCGCGCGAGATCGACACCCCGACCGTCTTCATCGGCGTTCCGAACGACAACGACGGTCTCGTCTGCGTCGACCTCGACTTCGAGGCGGCCACGCGCGAGGCGGTGGGACGGATGGCGCGGGCCGGCCATGCCCGTATCGGGCTCGTCGGACAACCCGAGGTCTCGTACTCCCGGTCGAACTTCCCCCCTCGGGTGCGGGAGGAGTTCTTCGCGGCGGCGAGCATGTTCGCCGTCACGGCCGACTTCCGCGCGACCGGTCACGAGCACGCCACCGATGCGGGCGTGCGGGCGGCGACGGGTGAACTCCTCGACGCCGGCGCCACCGCCCTCCTGCTGCACTGCCCCGAGGAGTCGCATCGTGCGGTCCTCGCCGAGCTCGCCGACCGCCGTCTGCGCGTCCCCGACGACATCTCGGTCATCTCGGTCGCGCCGACCTTCGACACTTCCGCGCTCCCGCGTCCCCTCGACGCGCTGCCGCTCGTCCCGCAGGCCTCGTGCGACCTCGCCGTCGACCTCGCCCTGACGTTCTTCGACGGGGACCGCCCGGCCCCCGGCATCCGCCTGATTCCACCCGCCTATCTCGACCACGGCTCGCTCGCGCGGGTTCCCGACGCCCCGTCGGCGGCCGTGGCCGCTTCCGCCGTCGCCTGA
- a CDS encoding ABC transporter substrate-binding protein, whose product MARITRKTTARAATAAGALAATALVLSACAGGSGSESDDTLTLWHYEGENSAMGIAWDQAIRIFEEETGATVEFEERSFEQIRSTASQVLNSDEAPDLMEFNKGNATAGFLASQGLITDITEAVEEYGWDDQLAPALQTTARYSDEGVMGSGAWYGVPNYGEFVTVYYNKDAFAEAGLEVPTTYDEFIAVLDAFVAQGVTPLAEGGLEYPLGQLWYQLALSQADRQWVNDYQLYENPVDWSGEEITYATETLKEYLDAGYFSPDVTGIAAEDAGLSFINGTSPIFVSGSWWYGRFVDEIADFEFGVFPFPDSDLSLGSSGNIWVVPERAANKELAYEFIDITMRPEVQALIGNNGGLPVAADEADITDEKSLELIQAFNAVNEADGLSFYPDWPTPTFYDALVAELQELVNGTKTPAEVQQSLGEEYDSYVADFR is encoded by the coding sequence ATGGCACGCATCACACGCAAGACGACCGCGCGGGCGGCCACGGCCGCGGGAGCCCTCGCGGCCACCGCGCTCGTCCTCTCCGCCTGCGCCGGCGGCTCGGGGAGCGAATCCGACGACACCCTCACCCTCTGGCACTACGAGGGCGAGAACAGCGCGATGGGGATCGCCTGGGACCAGGCGATCCGCATCTTCGAGGAAGAGACCGGCGCCACGGTCGAGTTCGAGGAGCGCAGCTTCGAGCAGATCCGCTCCACGGCGAGCCAGGTGCTCAACTCCGACGAGGCGCCCGACCTCATGGAGTTCAACAAGGGCAACGCCACGGCCGGGTTCCTGGCCAGCCAGGGACTCATCACCGACATCACCGAGGCGGTCGAGGAGTACGGCTGGGACGATCAGCTCGCCCCGGCGCTGCAGACCACGGCGCGCTACAGCGACGAGGGCGTGATGGGCTCGGGCGCCTGGTACGGGGTGCCCAACTACGGCGAGTTCGTCACGGTCTACTACAACAAGGATGCCTTCGCCGAGGCGGGCCTCGAGGTGCCGACGACCTACGACGAGTTCATCGCGGTCCTCGACGCGTTCGTCGCCCAGGGCGTCACCCCGCTCGCCGAGGGCGGGTTGGAGTACCCGCTCGGGCAGCTCTGGTACCAGCTCGCGCTCAGCCAGGCCGACCGGCAGTGGGTCAACGACTATCAGCTGTACGAGAACCCGGTCGACTGGAGCGGCGAGGAGATCACCTACGCCACCGAGACGCTCAAGGAGTACCTCGACGCGGGCTACTTCTCGCCCGACGTGACCGGCATCGCGGCCGAGGACGCGGGGCTGTCGTTCATCAACGGCACCTCTCCGATCTTCGTCTCGGGCAGCTGGTGGTACGGACGGTTCGTCGACGAGATCGCCGACTTCGAGTTCGGCGTCTTCCCCTTCCCCGACAGCGATCTGAGCCTCGGCTCGTCGGGCAACATCTGGGTCGTGCCCGAGCGCGCGGCCAACAAGGAGCTCGCCTACGAGTTCATCGACATCACGATGCGCCCCGAGGTGCAGGCGCTCATCGGCAACAACGGCGGGCTCCCCGTCGCCGCCGACGAGGCCGACATCACCGACGAGAAGAGCCTCGAACTGATCCAGGCCTTCAACGCCGTCAACGAGGCCGACGGGCTGTCGTTCTACCCCGACTGGCCGACGCCGACCTTCTACGACGCCCTCGTCGCCGAGCTCCAGGAGCTCGTCAACGGCACGAAGACGCCGGCCGAAGTCCAGCAGTCGCTCGGCGAGGAGTACGACTCCTACGTGGCGGACTTCCGCTGA